The following proteins are encoded in a genomic region of Blastopirellula marina:
- the hpnH gene encoding adenosyl-hopene transferase HpnH: MSVPISQMWTVASYVLKQKLLGRKRYPLVLMLEPLFRCNLACAGCGKIQFPVEILRKQLTPEQCFDAVEQCGAPIVSIPGGEPLLHPQMPEIVEGLIQRKKYIYLCTNALKLEKALPQFKPSKYLTFSVHMDGPREEHDHAVCREGTYDIAVSAIKAALKQGFRVTTNTTLFEGAQPERIRGFFDEMMNLGVEGMMLSPGYSYEKAPDQDHFLQRNQTYRLFRSILSAPKKAWQFNQSPLFVEFLKGNHDLECTPWGNPTYNIFGWQKPCYLVDEGHTQTFDQLLEEVEWANYGTQSGNPKCANCMVHSGYEPSAVNETFSSLGGLLKTAMLTLFGPPKSNRPLPQLESDDRLDDSHGPKRPEHKQTELPVLQ; this comes from the coding sequence ATGAGTGTCCCGATTTCGCAAATGTGGACCGTCGCGTCGTACGTCCTCAAACAGAAACTACTTGGGCGTAAGCGTTACCCGCTCGTGTTGATGCTGGAACCGCTGTTCCGCTGCAACTTGGCCTGCGCTGGCTGCGGTAAGATTCAGTTCCCAGTCGAGATCCTTCGCAAGCAGTTGACGCCAGAGCAATGCTTCGACGCGGTCGAGCAGTGCGGCGCCCCAATCGTTTCGATTCCAGGTGGCGAGCCCCTGCTGCATCCACAAATGCCGGAGATCGTCGAAGGCTTGATTCAGCGAAAGAAGTATATCTATCTGTGCACCAATGCGCTGAAGCTAGAAAAGGCGTTACCGCAGTTCAAGCCAAGTAAGTACCTCACCTTCTCGGTCCACATGGACGGACCGCGGGAAGAACACGACCATGCCGTCTGTCGGGAAGGTACTTACGATATCGCCGTGAGCGCGATCAAAGCGGCCCTCAAACAAGGCTTCCGCGTTACAACCAACACCACGCTGTTCGAAGGTGCTCAGCCGGAGCGAATCCGTGGCTTCTTCGACGAGATGATGAACTTGGGCGTAGAAGGAATGATGCTTTCTCCTGGCTACAGCTATGAGAAGGCTCCTGACCAAGATCACTTCCTGCAGCGGAACCAGACCTACCGCCTTTTCCGCTCGATTCTGTCGGCTCCGAAAAAGGCCTGGCAGTTCAACCAAAGCCCGTTGTTCGTCGAGTTCCTGAAAGGAAACCACGACCTCGAGTGCACTCCGTGGGGCAACCCGACGTACAATATCTTCGGCTGGCAAAAGCCCTGTTACCTGGTCGACGAAGGGCACACGCAAACCTTTGATCAGTTGCTGGAAGAAGTCGAATGGGCGAACTACGGCACGCAAAGCGGCAATCCCAAGTGTGCCAACTGTATGGTGCACAGCGGATACGAGCCAAGTGCGGTGAACGAAACCTTCTCGTCCCTGGGGGGCCTTCTGAAGACCGCTATGTTGACGTTATTTGGCCCGCCGAAGTCGAACCGACCATTGCCTCAGCTGGAATCGGACGATCGGCTTGATGATTCACATGGACCGAAACGTCCTGAGCACAAGCAAACGGAACTGCCGGTCCTGCAATAG
- a CDS encoding terpene cyclase/mutase family protein, whose translation MMDGSSSLARDRRSQLDAAANAPSLSTAIQRTSDWLLANQHADGYWCAELEGDSILQSEYILLLAWARRENSEVAQKLSKKLLSQKREDGSWAQYPEGKIDVSSSVKAYFALKLTGHQPSADYMVKARDAILEAGGADSVNSFTRLYLALLGQIPMELCPAIPPEMILLPNWFPLNIYRMSSWSRTIFIPLAICWALRPVVDRSEDCSIRELFTKPPEQWPELRCPGQEKSNRFFTWDRFFRTADNTLKRIEKWRFRPLRKRALKACEQWILDRMPKSDGLGAIFPPILWSIVAFRALGYDDQHEAVQSCWNELDKLMIHDDEEGTIRIQPCKSPVWDTTITLRALAAGRLGADVPRVRKSLDWLLSKEVRDKGDWTNNVRSEPGGWFFEFNNEFYPDLDDTAMALMAMQEQLAEIGVTLEVHPGQSWENTTILTTSNKIAVEDAVDRTLLLDKISSATKRALAWSADMQSHDGGWGAFDKNNDAEFLCKVPFADHNAMIDPSWPDLSARVIESFGLLGVHQHSRGKLGDVVRNAISYIRENQHYDGSWYGRWGVNYIYGTWQCLVGLVAVGISTDDEMIQRGAKWLKGCQQQSGAWGETCDSYENPNLKGIGTPTPSQTAWALLGLMAAGEEESPEVRKGIQYLLRTQKEDGTWDEEPYTGTGFPRVFYLRYHYYRIYFPLLALATWAKKTNPATEASR comes from the coding sequence ATGATGGATGGATCCTCCTCACTAGCCCGGGACCGGCGTTCTCAATTAGACGCCGCGGCTAACGCCCCTTCGCTTTCCACCGCGATTCAGCGAACTTCCGACTGGCTGCTGGCCAATCAGCATGCCGATGGTTACTGGTGCGCTGAGCTCGAAGGGGATTCGATCCTCCAAAGCGAGTACATCCTGCTGCTCGCTTGGGCCCGCCGAGAAAACTCGGAAGTGGCTCAAAAGCTCTCGAAGAAACTGCTCAGTCAGAAGCGCGAGGATGGAAGCTGGGCACAGTACCCCGAAGGCAAAATCGACGTCAGCTCGAGTGTTAAAGCCTATTTCGCGTTGAAGCTGACAGGGCACCAGCCGTCGGCGGATTACATGGTCAAAGCCCGCGATGCCATCCTCGAAGCTGGCGGTGCGGACTCGGTGAACAGTTTCACCCGGCTGTACTTGGCACTGCTGGGCCAGATTCCCATGGAGCTTTGTCCGGCGATTCCGCCGGAGATGATCCTGTTGCCTAACTGGTTCCCACTTAACATCTATCGAATGAGCAGTTGGTCGCGGACGATCTTCATTCCGCTGGCCATTTGTTGGGCCCTTCGACCGGTGGTTGATCGCTCTGAAGATTGCTCGATCCGCGAATTGTTCACCAAACCGCCCGAACAGTGGCCGGAACTGCGCTGCCCCGGGCAGGAGAAGTCGAATCGCTTCTTCACATGGGATCGCTTCTTTCGCACCGCCGACAATACCCTGAAACGCATCGAAAAGTGGCGTTTCCGCCCGCTTCGCAAGCGAGCACTCAAAGCATGCGAACAATGGATCCTCGACCGCATGCCAAAGAGCGACGGGCTGGGAGCCATCTTCCCACCGATCTTGTGGAGCATCGTTGCCTTCCGAGCTCTCGGTTACGACGATCAGCACGAAGCCGTGCAGTCATGCTGGAACGAGCTCGATAAGCTGATGATCCACGACGATGAAGAAGGCACGATCCGTATTCAGCCTTGCAAAAGCCCGGTGTGGGATACGACCATCACGCTGCGAGCTTTGGCCGCTGGTCGCCTCGGGGCCGATGTCCCACGTGTTCGCAAGTCGCTCGATTGGCTGCTCTCGAAAGAAGTCCGCGACAAAGGGGACTGGACGAACAACGTTCGCAGTGAACCTGGCGGCTGGTTCTTTGAATTCAACAACGAGTTCTATCCCGATCTTGACGATACGGCGATGGCCTTAATGGCAATGCAGGAACAGTTGGCCGAAATCGGTGTAACGCTGGAAGTACATCCTGGTCAATCGTGGGAAAACACCACGATCCTCACCACCTCGAACAAGATTGCCGTCGAAGACGCGGTCGATCGCACGCTACTGCTCGACAAGATCTCAAGCGCCACCAAACGAGCCCTCGCTTGGAGTGCGGACATGCAAAGTCACGATGGTGGCTGGGGAGCATTCGACAAGAACAACGACGCCGAATTCCTTTGCAAGGTTCCATTCGCCGATCACAACGCAATGATCGATCCCAGTTGGCCCGACCTATCAGCTCGCGTGATCGAGTCGTTCGGGCTTTTGGGTGTGCATCAGCATAGCCGTGGTAAGCTCGGCGACGTAGTCCGAAACGCGATCAGCTACATCCGCGAAAACCAGCACTACGACGGCTCGTGGTATGGTCGCTGGGGCGTCAATTATATCTATGGTACTTGGCAGTGCCTGGTTGGTCTGGTTGCCGTTGGCATTTCGACCGATGACGAAATGATTCAGCGTGGTGCCAAATGGTTAAAAGGTTGTCAGCAGCAATCAGGCGCCTGGGGCGAAACGTGCGACAGCTACGAAAACCCGAACCTGAAAGGGATCGGCACACCGACCCCTTCGCAAACCGCTTGGGCACTGCTCGGCCTAATGGCCGCCGGCGAAGAAGAAAGCCCGGAAGTCCGCAAAGGGATTCAGTACTTGCTTCGTACCCAGAAGGAAGACGGCACATGGGACGAAGAGCCGTACACAGGGACTGGCTTCCCTCGCGTTTTTTACCTTCGATATCACTACTACCGCATCTACTTCCCACTGTTGGCCTTGGCGACATGGGCAAAGAAGACCAATCCAGCAACTGAGGCGTCTCGATGA